CGGACTCACCGAAAAGATCAGACACGGATGGCTCTCTGAGATCCGGACCAAAGCCAAGGAAGAGAATATGGAAGACGACGTCATCCTTGACTTTGTCGCGGGGCTCAAGCAGGGGTTTGGAAAATTAAAGCCACAGCTTCTCGAGATCAGAAAAACCGACGACGACCTTTGCACGGCGATCCTTGAGCAACATGGAGTGCTTAAAAAGCACTGGGGAAAATGGCAGTGGGATGAGGATCAAGGCGTACCTTCCTTTGAAGAAGATGCAGCCATCGATGCCTACAATGCAGCCGCGCAAAAAATCCAGGACGCCGCCGACGCCCAGGCCGCAGCCCAGAAAAAAGTGATCGAAATCCAGAAGACGATTCGGTGACACAGAACATGCGCGGACCTAACCAAGCTTCTCCCTGTCGGATTTCTTCAACCCACTAACAACAAGGTCATACGAGTGATCAATCAGCTCGCGCACCAAGTCGGTGGGCAGGGTTCCATCAAGAATCACCGTGTTCCAGTGTTTCTTGTTCATGTGATAACCCGGTATCACCGCCGCATACTCATCCCGTAGTTCAAGGGCGCGATCAGGCTCACATTTGAGATTGACCCGTGCCGGCACTTCATCGGGATCGGTCAGGGCAAACATCTTGCCGAGCACTTTATAGACGAGAACCCCGGGACCAAACGGGGTGGTTTCCTCGACCCCCTTTTTAGCGAGACAATGGTCGATGCAGTCTGGCAGGTTCACAGCTTGATTGATTTCAGGTCAAAGGCTTCCGGATCGTAATCGTCATCCATCCACTCGGCATAGCCTGCAAGACACTCCTTGTAGCCAAACGAGCCGCCGCAGTCTTCGGGTGGACAGGCACGCTCGCCACCTAACATTTTCGGAGTATTCTCACCGTCCAGTTTCTCCTCGATGACGAGTTCATGGGTCCAGTCGTCAAAAAAGTCATACCGATACATCAATCGGATCGGCAGCCGCCGGCGTCCTACAAATGCTCCCACGGTGACATCCTTCTCATCTTGAAAATCATCTCCGGGAGCGACTTGCTCCTGGGTATTGGCAATCACACCAGTAAGACTTCTCCCTTTTCCATGACGGAACTGGTGTGCCTGTTCATCATTCCAGCCCATCGCTTTTTGGATGATTTGGTGCAGGTCGGCAAAAGTCGCTGACTCCGGGACGGAGAATCGTCTCCAGATAAGTGGCTCGACTTCATAGAGGAAGACTTTGACGACGTAGGAGTTCATGTGGCGAAAATAAACCAAGGACGATGAAGATTGCACGAAAATTTTAAGGGAGCGTGGGCGTCCCGCCCGCATCAACCCAAGCCATCATTATTGTACGGGCGGGACGCCCACGCTCCCTTAATCAAACATGCTTTTGAGGTCGGCAAAGAAATCGGCCGACTCCTGCTCGGTGACTTCGGCGCCCATGATATCGTCGTAGTCGAGGTGCTCGAGGTATTTATCATCGAGCTCCATGAGGAACTTGCTGGGCTCACCGGCGTGTTCCTGGCCCCATTTGGTCCGGACCGAACACCATGTCAACGTGCAGCGGTCCTGGGCGCGGGTGATACCCACGTACAGAAGCCGGCGCTCCTCATCGCTGGTTCCTTCCTCAATACTGCGTTTATGCGGAAGGATACCCTCTTCGAGGCCGACGAGATAGACCACCGGGTATTCCAAGCCCTTGGAGGCATGCAGGGTAATGAGGGTAACACCGCGCTGTTTGTCGATGTCGTCATCGCTTTCCCGGTCGCGCGCGAGTGCCGACTGATCGAGGTATTTCTGCAGGGTTTTCCCTTTCTTGGATGCGTCCTTGAGGTCCTGGATAACGGTATCAATGCTATCGCGCCGCATGTCCTCTTCCTTCTCGTTTTTGCTGTTGCGCTTTACCCAGTCGATGTAACCCATTTCCTCTAACATCTCCAACATGACCACTCCCATATTTTCCTGGCCTGAGGTCATGCGTTCGCGGTAGCTGAGGATCATCTCGGTGAAGGCATGCACTGAGTTTCTGGCACGCGCTGAAAGTTGGTCGGACGGCACACCCATGGCTTCCCAGACACTGCCACCG
The sequence above is drawn from the Akkermansiaceae bacterium genome and encodes:
- a CDS encoding MmcQ/YjbR family DNA-binding protein, with protein sequence MNLPDCIDHCLAKKGVEETTPFGPGVLVYKVLGKMFALTDPDEVPARVNLKCEPDRALELRDEYAAVIPGYHMNKKHWNTVILDGTLPTDLVRELIDHSYDLVVSGLKKSDREKLG
- a CDS encoding plasmid pRiA4b ORF-3 family protein, yielding MNSYVVKVFLYEVEPLIWRRFSVPESATFADLHQIIQKAMGWNDEQAHQFRHGKGRSLTGVIANTQEQVAPGDDFQDEKDVTVGAFVGRRRLPIRLMYRYDFFDDWTHELVIEEKLDGENTPKMLGGERACPPEDCGGSFGYKECLAGYAEWMDDDYDPEAFDLKSIKL